A genomic region of Miscanthus floridulus cultivar M001 chromosome 3, ASM1932011v1, whole genome shotgun sequence contains the following coding sequences:
- the LOC136546226 gene encoding probable methyltransferase PMT2 yields the protein MALKASSGDNRTRSTVYLCIVIGMCCFFYILGAWQKSGFGKGDSIALEVTKRTDCTVLPNLSFDTHHSKATSGSSSSDLVSPAKKFKPCAERYTDYTPCQDQNRAMKFPRENMNYRERHCPAQKENLHCLIPPPKGYVAPFPWPKSRDYVPFANCPYKSLTVEKAIQNWVQYEGNVFRFPGGGTQFPQGADKYIDQLASVIPIANGTVRTALDTGCGVASWGAYLLKRNVLAMSFAPRDSHEAQVQFALERGVPAVIGVLGTIKLPYPSRAFDMAHCSRCLIPWGANDGMYMMEVDRVLRPGGYWVLSGPPINWKVNYKAWQRTKKDLEAEQNRIEEIADLLCWEKVSEKGEMAIWRKRMNTESFPSRQEESTVQMCESTNPDDVWYKKMKACVTPLPDVKDESEVAGGAIKPFPARLNAVPPRIANGLIPGVSSQAFQKDNKMWKKHVKAYSSVNKYLLTGRYRNIMDMNAGLGGFAAAIESPKSWVMNVVPTIAKMPTLGAVYERGLIGIYHDWCEAFSTYPRTYDLIHASGLFTLYKNKCSMEDILLEMDRILRPEGAVIIRDDVDVLTKVNSLALGMRWNTKMVDHEDGPLVREKILYAVKQYWVGGNQTAVA from the exons ATGGCTTTGAAGGCGAGCTCCGGCGACAACCGGACCAGGAGCACGGTGTACCTGTGCATAGTGATTGGCATGTGCTGCTTCTTCTACATCCTCGGCGCGTGGCAGAAGAGCGGGTTCGGCAAGGGGGACAGCATCGCGCTGGAGGTCACGAAGCGCACCGACTGCACCGTCTTGCCCAACCTTAGCTTCGACACCCACCATTCTAAAGCTACTAGTGGCAGCAGCTCTAGTGATCTTGTTTCGCCGGCGAAGAAGTTCAAGCCGTGCGCTGAACGCTACACGGATTACACCCCCTGCCAAGACCAGAACAGGGCGATGAAGTTCCCTAGAGAGAACATGAATTACAGAGAGCGGCACTGCCCGGCGCAGAAGGAGAATCTGCACTGTCTGATCCCACCTCCAAAAGGTTATGTGGCTCCGTTCCCGTGGCCCAAGAGTCGGGACTATGTCCCTTTTGCAAATTGCCCGTATAAGAGCTTGACGGTCGAGAAAGCCATTCAGAACTGGGTTCAGTATGAGGGTAATGTGTTCAGATTCCCTGGTGGAGGGACACAATTCCCGCAAGGAGCCGATAAGTATATTGATCAGCTTGCATCAGTCATTCCGATCGCCAATGGAACTGTCAGGACTGCACTTGACACTGGTTGCGGG GTGGCTAGCTGGGGAGCTTATTTGTTGAAGAGGAATGTCTTGGCCATGTCGTTTGCGCCAAGAGATTCGCACGAGGCACAAGTGCAGTTTGCCCTGGAGAGAGGTGTCCCAGCTGTTATTGGTGTCCTTGGTACAATAAAACTTCCCTATCCATCGAGGGCCTTTGACATGGCCCATTGTTCCAGGTGCTTGATTCCATGGGGAGCAAATG ATGGAATGTACATGATGGAAGTTGATAGGGTTCTAAGGCCTGGTGGCTACTGGGTGCTGTCTGGTCCTCCGATTAATTGGAAGGTGAACTACAAGGCTTGGCAACGCACAAAGAAGGATCTTGAGGCAGAGCAGAACAGAATAGAGGAAATTGCTGACCTTCTATGTTGGGAAAAAGTCTCAGAGAAGGGTGAGATGGCAATATGGAGGAAAAGGATGAATACTGAGTCTTTCCCTTCTAGGCAAGAAGAATCAACTGTGCAGATGTGTGAATCAACAAATCCAGATGATGTCTG GTACAAGAAGATGAAGGCCTGTGTGACACCCCTTCCAGATGTAAAAGATGAAAGCGAAGTAGCTGGAGGAGCAATCAAACCCTTCCCAGCCAGGCTCAATGCAGTTCCTCCAAGAATTGCTAATGGTTTGATCCCAGGGGTTTCGTCTCAGGCCTTTCAGAAAGACAATAAAATGTGGAAGAAGCATGTGAAGGCTTACAGCAGTGTGAACAAGTATCTGCTTACTGGTAGATACAGGAATATTATGGACATGAATGCAGGACTCGGGGGATTCGCTGCAGCAATAGAGTCCCCAAAATCTTGGGTGATGAATGTTGTGCCGACCATCGCAAAGATGCCCACCCTGGGGGCTGTGTATGAGCGAGGATTGATCGGCATATATCATGACTG gtgcgaGGCTTTCTCTACTTATCCAAGGACATATGATCTTATCCATGCTAGCGGCCTTTTCACCTTGTATAAAAACAA GTGCAGCATGGAAGATATTCTCCTGGAGATGGACCGCATCTTGAGGCCTGAAGGTGCCGTCATAATACGGGACGATGTTGACGTCCTGACCAAGGTGAACAGCCTCGCTCTGGGTATGAGGTGGAACACGAAGATGGTTGATCACGAGGACGGCCCCCTCGTGCGCGAGAAGATCTTATATGCCGTCAAGCAGTATTGGGTTGGTGGGAATCAGACGGCTGTAGCTTGA